A single window of Coffea eugenioides isolate CCC68of chromosome 7, Ceug_1.0, whole genome shotgun sequence DNA harbors:
- the LOC113777173 gene encoding uncharacterized protein LOC113777173: protein MYLSVLDGVVRCVLGQHDDSGRKEQAIYYLSKKFMQYEANYSFIEKSYCALAWAAQKLRHYLLSHTTYLISRSDPLKYLLEKSMPTGRLAKWQIILLEFDIVFTLQKSVKGQAIVDHLAENPKDDNYQLLHTYFPDEKILFVGTVEDMSERCPEWRLFFDGAANSFGVGIGAVLVSPERKHYPGAAKLQFACTNNMAEHEACIFGLKMALEMEVKELIAFSDSDLLVHQTLKQWITKDSKILPYHSNLLKLARQFQSLEFRHLPRTRNVFADALAILSSMIQYPDELEIEPIRIQLQDKPAHCWVIDKSSGNSPWYNDIKEFIRTGSYPPETTANDKGFLRRMASKFFLNGEVLYKRCSDLNLLRCIDEDEAQYMMQEVHSGVCGPHMNGYLLAKKIMKIGYFWLTMKRDCMDFVRRCIKCQMHGDVIRAPPTELHSMIAPWPCSIWGMDVIGTIDPPASNGHRFILVAIEYFTKWVEAESFKHVTKKVVANFLRDHIICRFGVPETLITDNAKNLNNDVVDGLCEQFKIKHRNSAIYRPQMNGAVEAANKNLKKIIRKMTERHRDWHEKLPYALMAYRTSIRTSTGATPYSLMYGMEAVLHAEVEIPSLCILMETKLEEADWIKQRYEQTVLD, encoded by the coding sequence ATGTACTTATCTGTGCTCGACGGAGTAGTAAGGTGTGTTCTGGGGCAGCACGATGACTCTGGAAGGAAAGAACAAGCCATCTACTATCTTAGCAAGAAATTCATGCAgtatgaggctaattattcatttattgagAAAAGCTactgtgcattggcctgggcagcTCAAAAATTAAGGCACTACCTATTAAGTCACACCACCTATCTCATCTCCCGCTCTGATCCCTTGAAATACCTCTTGGAGAAATCAATGCCAACTGGACGTCTTGCTAAATGGCAAATAATTCTTTTAGAAtttgatattgttttcactttgCAAAAGTCCGTCAAGGGACAAGCTATAGTCgatcatttggcagaaaatccaaAGGACGATAATTATCAACTGCTCCATACATATTTCCCTGATGAAAAGATTTTATTTGTTGGTACCGTAGAAGATATGAGCGAGCGGTGCCCTGAATGGAGATTGTTTTTCGATGGTGCAGCTAATTCTTTTGGAGTTGGAATCGGAGCCGTCCTTGTATCTCCGGAAAGGAAGCATTATCCTGGAGCCGCTAAATTGCAATTTGCCTGCACAAACAATATGGCCGAGCATGAAGCATGTATTTTTGGTCTtaaaatggctttggaaatggaaGTTAAAGAGTTAATAGCCTTCAGTGATTCAGATTTACTCGTGCACCAAACGTTGAAACaatggataaccaaagattcaaagatTCTGCCATACCACTCTAATTTGCTCAAATTGGCTAGACAATTTCAAAGTTTGGAATTCAGACATCTCCCACGAACCCGAAATGTATTTGCCGATGCCTTGGCCATCTTATCTTCTATGATACAATATCCGGACGAATTAGAAATTGAGCCTATTCGGATTCAACTACAAGACAAGCCTGCTCATTGTTGGGTCATAGACAAATCTTCTGGCAATAGCCCTTGGTACAATGATATTAAGGAGTTCATCAGAACCGGCTCTTACCCTCCAGAAACTACTGCAAATGACAAGGGTTTCCTGCGCAGAATGGCCTCAAAGTTCTTCCTAAATGGAGAGGTATTATACAAAAGATgctcagatttgaacctcttaAGGTGCATCGATGAAGATGAAGCTCAATACATGATGCAAGAGGTGCATAGCGGTGTTTgcggacctcacatgaatgggtATTTAttagcaaagaaaatcatgaaaatcgGGTATTTTTGGCTCACTATGAAACGTGATTGCATGGactttgtccggagatgtattAAATGTCAAATGCATGGCGATGTTATACGTGCTCCTCCCACCGAATTGCATAGCATGATTGCTCCATGGCCCTGTTCAATATGGGGTATGGATGTGATTGGCACAATTGACCCTCCTGCTTCAAATGggcatcgatttatattggtggcaattgaATACTTCACCAAATGGGTCGAAGCGGAATCATTCAAGCACGTGACAAAGAAGGTGGTGGCGAATTTCTTAAGAGATCACATCATATGCCGATTTGGGGTGCCAGAAACATTGATTacagacaatgccaagaatctcaACAATGATGTGGTGGACGGGCTATGCGAacagttcaaaatcaaacatCGCAACTCTGCCATCTATAGACCGCAAATGAACGGAGCCGTGGAGGCcgcaaacaagaatttgaagaagatcaTCCGTAAAATGACTGAAAGGCACCGTGATTGGCATGAAAAGCTCCCTTATGCACTAATGGCATATCGGACTTCTATCCGAACATCAACTGGGGCAACCCCCTACTCgctcatgtatggaatggaagctgtGCTACATGCCGAGGTCGAAATCCCTTCATTGTGTATTCTAATGGAGACCAAGTTGGAAGAGGCTGATTGGATAAAGCAGCGTTATGAACAAACTGTCCTTGATTGA